A single region of the Eleginops maclovinus isolate JMC-PN-2008 ecotype Puerto Natales chromosome 4, JC_Emac_rtc_rv5, whole genome shotgun sequence genome encodes:
- the glceb gene encoding D-glucuronyl C5-epimerase B, producing the protein MRCLAARVNYKTLIVICALFTLITVLLWNRCTSDTSLHFLPRAAVVAPSPKVGDASISSQQHPPQPPEPPPVVGVAAGIKYEEIDCLINDESTIKGRREGGDIYLPFSWMEKYFEVYGKVAQYDGYDRFEFQHSYSKVYAQREPYHPDGVFMSFEGYNVEVRDRVKCISGVEGVPLSTQWGPQGYFYAIQIAQYGLSHYSKNLTERPPHVDVYDTAEDRDSRASSAPWSVPKGCVLSRVHDKTRASSVRQFSAPESSEGVSLQLANSKDFILSLDIKFVSNGSVSVILETTEKGAPFTIHYVTSTLLIAFKDREITYGIGPRTAWSTLTRDLLTDLRKGVGLSNTKAVKATKIMPRRVVRLVLHGRGFVDNVTISTTAHMAAFFAASDWLVRNQDERGGWPIMVTRKLGEGFRPLEPGWYSAMAQGQAMSTLVRAYLLTKEQGYLNAALKAVGPYKVPSAQHGVKAVFMNKYDWYEEYPTTPSSFVLNGFIYSLLGLHDLTETAGEKLGREAGQLFSRGMDSLKAMLPLFDTGSGSIYDLRHFMLATAPNLARWDYHTTHINQLQLLVSIDNAPVFKDVVKRWKNYLKGIRAKHN; encoded by the exons ATGCGCTGCCTGGCTGCTCGGGTGAACTACAAAACCCTCATCGTTATCTGCGCCCTCTTCACCCTCATCACTGTGTTGCTATGGAACCGCTGCACCAGTGACACCTCGCTTCACTTCCTGCCCCGTGCTGCCGTGGTGGCTCCGAGTCCCAAGGTGGGGGATGCCAGCATCAGCAGCCAGCAACACCCTCCACAACCCCCGGAGCCTCCGCCTGTTGTCGGTGTTGCCGCAGGGATCAAGTATGAAGAAATCGACTGCCTGATCAATGATGAATCTACAATCAAAGGCCGGCGAGAGGGCGGAGACATTTACCTGCCCTTCAGCTGGATGGAGAAGTACTTTGAAGTGTACGGCAAAGTGGCGCAGTACGACGGCTACGATCGCTTTGAGTTCCAGCACAGCTACTCAAAAGTGTACGCACAGCGCGAGCCCTACCACCCCGATGGAGTCTTCATGTCATTTGAGGGATACAATGTGGAGGTCCGCGACCGTGTCAAGTGCATAAGTGGAGTGGAAG GCGTGCCTCTGTCCACACAGTGGGGTCCTCAGGGATACTTCTACGCCATCCAGATCGCTCAGTATGGCTTGAGCCACTACAGCAAAAACCTGACTGAGCGTCCGCCCCACGTGGATGTCTATGATACagctgaggacagagacagCCGGGCCAGCTCTGCGCCCTGGAGCGTGCCCAAAGGTTGTGTCCTCAGCCGTGTCCACGACAAGACCCGAGCTTCCTCTGTGCGTCAGTTCAGTGCTCCAG AGTCCTCTGAAGGCGTCTCCCTCCAGCTGGCGAACTCCAAAGACTTCATCCTCAGCTTGGACATCAAGTTCGTCTCCAACGGCAGTGTGTCTGTGATCCTGGAAACCACGGAGAAGGGCGCGCCGTTCACTATCCACTACGTGACCAGCACACTGCTCATCGCATTCAAAGACCGTGAGATCACGTACGGCATCGGCCCACGCACCGCCTGGAGCACCCTGACCCGAGACCTGCTCACCGACCTCAGGAAGGGCGTTGGGCTGTCCAACACCAAGGCTGTGAAGGCCACCAAG ATCATGCCCAGACGGGTGGTGCGTCTAGTTCTTCACGGGCGTGGCTTTGTTGACAACGTCACCATCTCAACCACCGCACACATGGCCGCCTTCTTTGCCGCCAGCGACTGGCTGGTGCGCAACCAGGACGAGCGAGGCGGCTGGCCCATCATGGTCACCCGTAAACTGGGTGAGGGCTTCCGGCCCCTGGAGCCTGGCTGGTACTCGGCCATGGCTCAGGGCCAGGCTATGTCCACCCTGGTGAGGGCCTACCTCCTCACCAAGGAGCAGGGCTACCTCAACGCTGCCCTCAAGGCAGTGGGACCCTACAAGGTGCCTTCAGCGCAGCATGGGGTCAAAGCTGTGTTCATGAACAAATACGACTGGTATGAAGAATACCCCACCACGCCCAGCTCCTTTGTCCTCAACGGCTTCATCTATTCCCTGCTGGGGCTCCACGACCTGACGGAGACAGCCGGAGAAAAGCTTGGCCGGGAGGCGGGGCAGCTGTTCAGCCGTGGCATGGACTCGCTGAAGGCCATGCTGCCACTGTTTGACACGGGGTCTGGGAGCATCTACGACCTGCGTCACTTCATGTTGGCCACAGCGCCCAACCTGGCACGCTGGGACTATCACACCACGCACATTAaccagctgcagctgctggtgtcCATAGACAACGCGCCCGTCTTTAAGGACGTGGTGAAGCGCTGGAAAAATTACTTAAAAGGGATTCGTGCAAAGCACAACTAG